The following coding sequences lie in one Thalassoglobus polymorphus genomic window:
- a CDS encoding class I SAM-dependent methyltransferase, translating into MSHLNANERTWDRLARENSQFANVASDEECAHPLLALDRRGWLPGSVKGMDVLCLASGGGWQSILYAVAGANVTVVDLSPEMLKRDVQQAEIRNVSVKAVQASMDDLSEFGDSCFDIVHHPVSSCYIPRLKTVYKEVARLLRPGGLYISQHKQPTSLQIVERDQRNRYVLGVSYYHNDPLPAVQDTAYREEGAVEYLHRWEELVGELCRTGFVIEDLSEPRRGDPKAKPGDFRHRGMFTAPYVRIKARRRQAESNIASQPTIWTPES; encoded by the coding sequence ATGTCTCACCTCAATGCGAATGAACGGACCTGGGATCGCCTTGCAAGAGAGAACAGCCAGTTCGCAAATGTTGCTTCCGATGAAGAATGTGCTCATCCGCTGCTGGCTCTGGATCGCCGGGGGTGGCTCCCAGGTTCAGTCAAAGGGATGGATGTCCTTTGCCTCGCTTCAGGCGGTGGTTGGCAGTCGATTCTGTATGCCGTTGCAGGTGCAAACGTGACTGTCGTTGATCTCTCACCGGAAATGCTCAAGCGTGATGTGCAGCAGGCAGAAATTCGGAATGTCTCCGTCAAAGCGGTACAGGCATCGATGGACGACCTCTCTGAATTTGGCGACTCCTGCTTTGATATTGTGCACCATCCGGTGAGCAGCTGTTACATCCCAAGACTGAAAACCGTCTACAAGGAAGTCGCTCGACTCCTTCGTCCGGGGGGCCTTTACATCAGCCAGCACAAACAGCCAACCAGTCTGCAAATTGTAGAACGTGATCAGCGTAACCGATATGTTCTCGGAGTCTCGTATTATCACAACGATCCACTTCCGGCAGTTCAAGATACCGCTTACCGGGAGGAAGGTGCTGTGGAGTACCTGCACCGTTGGGAAGAACTCGTTGGGGAACTCTGTCGGACAGGGTTTGTGATTGAAGATCTTAGCGAGCCGCGACGTGGAGATCCCAAAGCCAAGCCGGGAGACTTCAGGCATCGTGGAATGTTCACAGCTCCTTATGTCAGGATTAAAGCACGCAGGCGACAAGCGGAATCGAACATTGCCTCCCAACCAACCATCTGGACTCCAGAATCATAA
- the eno gene encoding phosphopyruvate hydratase: protein MSMAILEVHGRQILDSRGNPTVEVDVLLEDGTAGRAAVPSGASTGAHEACELRDGDKSVYLGKGVTKAVENINGELDELLSGQDAFDQAALDQLMIKADGTPNKARLGANAILACSMAAAHAAANSCGVPLFRYLGGAGASRLPAPMMNIINGGAHANNGIDLQEFMVMPLGFERFSDALRCGTEIFHSLKNVLQDKGMSTAVGDEGGFAPDLPKSETAIEVILTAIENAGYTPGDQVKIALDCAASEFHKDGVYTVEGRELDSAGMVDLLSEWVDKYPICSIEDGLFEDDWDGWKALTEKLNGKCQLVGDDLFVTNSERLKRGIDNGIANSILVKVNQIGTLTETMQAVDLAYKNGYTAVMSHRSGETEDTTIADLAVALGTGQIKTGSASRTDRICKYNQLLRIEEMLGSNAIFGGTLS, encoded by the coding sequence ATGAGTATGGCAATCTTAGAAGTCCACGGACGGCAGATTCTTGATAGCCGTGGAAACCCGACTGTTGAAGTCGACGTGCTGCTTGAAGATGGAACAGCTGGTCGTGCTGCTGTCCCAAGTGGAGCGAGTACCGGAGCCCACGAAGCCTGTGAGCTTCGTGATGGTGACAAGAGTGTTTATCTCGGAAAGGGCGTGACGAAAGCTGTTGAGAATATCAACGGAGAGTTGGATGAACTGCTTTCCGGGCAAGATGCCTTCGACCAGGCAGCTCTCGACCAGTTGATGATCAAAGCAGATGGAACCCCTAACAAAGCTCGCCTGGGTGCTAACGCGATTCTCGCCTGCTCCATGGCTGCTGCTCACGCAGCTGCGAATTCTTGTGGAGTTCCACTTTTCCGTTACCTCGGCGGAGCAGGGGCTTCTCGTTTGCCAGCACCGATGATGAACATCATCAATGGGGGAGCACACGCCAACAACGGCATTGACCTGCAGGAATTCATGGTCATGCCACTCGGATTCGAGCGTTTCAGCGACGCACTCCGTTGTGGAACCGAAATCTTCCACAGCCTGAAAAATGTCCTTCAGGACAAAGGCATGAGCACAGCTGTCGGAGACGAAGGGGGCTTTGCTCCCGATCTTCCGAAAAGTGAAACTGCTATCGAAGTCATTTTGACCGCGATTGAAAATGCTGGTTACACACCTGGAGATCAAGTCAAAATCGCTCTCGACTGTGCAGCCTCAGAGTTCCACAAAGATGGAGTTTACACCGTCGAAGGTCGCGAACTCGATTCAGCTGGAATGGTCGACCTCCTGTCGGAATGGGTTGATAAATATCCCATCTGCTCAATTGAAGATGGCCTGTTCGAAGACGATTGGGATGGCTGGAAGGCTCTTACTGAAAAACTGAACGGCAAGTGCCAGCTTGTCGGTGATGACCTGTTCGTAACGAACAGTGAACGCCTGAAACGCGGAATCGATAACGGAATCGCGAACAGCATTCTTGTCAAAGTGAACCAAATTGGCACATTGACAGAGACGATGCAAGCTGTCGACCTCGCCTACAAAAACGGCTACACAGCTGTGATGAGTCACCGCTCAGGAGAGACCGAAGATACCACGATTGCCGACTTGGCTGTTGCACTCGGAACTGGTCAAATCAAAACTGGTTCTGCGAGCCGAACTGACCGGATCTGCAAATACAATCAGTTGCTCCGCATCGAAGAGATGCTCGGCTCCAACGCTATCTTTGGCGGAACACTTTCGTAA